Proteins from a genomic interval of Spea bombifrons isolate aSpeBom1 chromosome 4, aSpeBom1.2.pri, whole genome shotgun sequence:
- the LOC128492666 gene encoding E3 ubiquitin/ISG15 ligase TRIM25-like: MSAGGLGVELQCSVCLSVYTDPVTLSCGHNFCLLCISEHWDNQKHREYSCPECRERFKRRPELRRNLRLCSIAEHFVSASPRQPDNAILCAYCKSPVPAVKTIPPADTQPRVRSRSVDQVPAKPGSGKCSVHKELVEYSCSRYAACSCVYCRLDREQK, from the coding sequence ATGTCGGCCGGCGGCTTGGGGGTCGAGCTGCAATGCTCCGTCTGCCTGAGCGTTTACACGGACCCGGTTACCCTGAGCTGCGGCCATAACTTCTGCCTGCTCTGTATCAGCGAGCACTGGGACAATCAGAAGCACCGGGAATACTCCTGCCCCGAATGCAGAGAGAGGTTCAAGAGGAGACCCGAGCTCCGACGAAACCTGAGGCTCTGCAGCATAGCGGAGCACTTTGTATCCGCATCGCCACGGCAACCGGACAACGCAATCCTCTGCGCTTACTGTAAGTCGCCCGTACCGGCCGTAAAAACGATCCCGCCGGCCGATACCCAGCCCAGGGTAAGGAGCAGATCGGTCGATCAGGTCCCCGCTAAACCGGGGAGCGGAAAATGCTCCGTCCACAAGGAGCTGGTAGAGTATTCCTGCTCCAGGTACGCCGCCTGCAGCTGCGTCTACTGCCGGCTGGACAGAGAGCAGAAGTGA
- the AMN1 gene encoding protein AMN1 homolog — translation MNCHGVDPLLDLCLLCMTRDISRYESDVGPLPPNLKDKIIKLLSLQGHITDSNISQVLHPSVRKLDLRDCDVSDSALRVISRCKQLKKINLGSCKGEERTSITSEGIQTLAVSCSDLLEVSLKRCCNLSDAGVLALALNCPLLQIVNLGGCSAITDQSLRALGRHCARLHSVDFSATRVTDDGVLALVSGRCSQTLKEIHMDRCVMLTDEAVEAVLTCCPHVYILLFHGCPLVTDRSREALEQLVGPNQIKQVTWTVY, via the exons ATGAACTGCCATGGGGTGGACCCCCTGCTAGACCT CTGCCTGCTTTGTATGACTAGAGATATTTCGCGGTACGAGTCGGACGTCGGGCCTCTCCCGCCAAACTTAAAAGACAAGATCATAAAACTTCTAAGCCTGCAGGGTCATATCACCGACTCCAACATCAGTCAG GTTCTGCATCCCTCGGTGAGGAAGCTTGACCTGCGCGACTGTGACGTGTCTGACAGCGCCCTGCGGGTGATATCCCGGTGCAAGCAGCTCAAAAAGATTAATTTAGGTTCCTGCAAAGGGGAAGAAAGGACGTCTATTACATCAGAAG GTATCCAAACCCTGGCTGTCTCGTGCTCTGACCTCTTGGAAGTCTCTCTAAAGCGATGCTGCAACCTGAGCGATGCCGGGGTCCTGGCTCTTGCCCTGAATTGCCCCCTTCTGCAGATCGTTAATTTAGGCGGCTGCTCGGCCATCACCGACCAATCTCTGCGGGCGCTGGGTCGCCATTGCGCCCGCCTGCACAGCGTGGACTTCTCTGCGACGCGG GTCACAGACGATGGGGTCCTTGCACTAGTGAGCGGCAGATGCTCCCAGACTTTAAAG GAAATCCACATGGATCGCTGCGTGATGTTGACCGATGAAGCCGTGGAGGCCGTCCTCACCTGCTGTCCGCACGTATATATCCTCCTGTTCCACGGCTGCCCCCTGGTCACAG ATCGCTCACGAGAAGCCTTGGAGCAGTTGGTTGGACCAAACCAAATAAAGCAAGTTACCTGGACAGTTTACTAA
- the ETFBKMT gene encoding electron transfer flavoprotein beta subunit lysine methyltransferase encodes MLSLCRNLLRSVTGRPAPSAARMRSSATCLRDFILHNTEAVSEHLTPEIRLRLLTPRCRYWHVRPELWPYGEPYWAIYWPGGQALARYILDNPDIVRSRRVLDLGSGCGAAAIAAGMGGASYVLANDIDPVAGAAFSLNCELNHVTPLAFSGESIMEREAENWTLIVLGDMFYDEPLADLLHRWLRRCIDKHGTQVLIGDPGRPHFVGHPIQKQLRKLAQYDLPETARQENYGLTSTAVWRYEP; translated from the exons ATGCTGTCTCTCTGCCGGAACCTGCTGCGGTCAGTCACCGGTCGGCCCGCTCCCTCCGCCGCCCGCATGCGCAGCAGCGCCACCTGCCTGCGGGACTTCATACTGCACAACACCGAGGCGGTGAGCGAGCACCTGACCCCGGAGATCCGCCTGCGCCTGCTCACTCCCCGCTGCCGGTACTGGCACGTCAGGCCCGAGCTCTGGCCTTATGGAGAACCTTACTGGGCCATCTACTGGCCCGGGGGCCAGGCACTAGCCAG GTACATTTTGGATAATCCAGACATTGTCCGGAGCCGACGCGTTCTAGATCTCGGGAGCGGCTGTGGAGCGGCCGCTATTGCTGCTGGAATGGGCGGAGCCTCTTACGTTCTAGCCAATGACATCGATCCAG TTGCCGGAGCGGCTTTCAGCCTTAACTGTGAGCTGAACCACGTGACGCCTCTGGCCTTCAGCGGAGAAAGTATTATGGAGCGGGAGGCAGAAAACTGGACCCTCATTGTCCTGGGCGACATGTTTTACGACGAGCCGCTGGCGGATCTCCTCCACCGGTGGCTGAGACGCTGCATCGACAAGCACGGGACTCAAGTTCTCATCGGGGACCCGGGGAGACCTCATTTTGTGGGTCACCCCATCCAAAAACAGTTGCGCAAACTGGCCCAGTATGACCTACCCGAGACGGCCCGGCAAGAAAACTACGGACTGACCTCTACTGCCGTATGGAGATACGAACCCTGA